GACGAAGTCGTTGCCTTCCTTCACCAGACCCATCGCGATACCTGCGACCGGCGCCTTGATCGGCACACCGGCATCCATCAGCGCCAGCGAGCTGCCGCAGACCGACGCCATCGAGGACGAACCGTTGGACTCGGTGATTTCCGAGACCACGCGAATGGTGTACGGGAATTCTTCCAGGCTCGGCATCACCGCCAGCACGCCGCGCTTGGCCAGGCGGCCGTGGCCGATTTCGCGACGCTTCGGCGCACCGAAACGACCGCACTCGCCCACCGAATACGGAGGGAAGTTGTAATGGAACAGGAAGTTTTCCTTGTACTCGCCCGACACTGCGTCGATGACCTGACCATCGCGCGCGGTGCCCAGCGTGGTGATCACGATCGCCTGTGTCTCGCCGCGGGTAAACAGCGCCGAGCCATGGGTACGCGGCAACACGCCGGCCTTGGCGCTGATCGGACGCACGGTGTCCAGTGCACGGCCGTCGATGCGCACCTTGCTGCTCAACACCGAACCACGCATGGTCTGGTATTCCAGCTCGCCGAATTCCTTGGCCAGATCACCGGCAGCCCAGCCTTCGATGGTCGCGCGCGGCGCCAGGGCGCCCAGCACGTCCTTCTTGATCGCGGAAATCGCATCGCGGCGCTGCAGCTTGTCGCGCACCTGGAATGCCGACGCGAGCTGATCGCCCACCGCTTCCTTCAGCGCGGCGATCATGCCGTCGTTCTTGGCCGGGGCCACCCAGTCGGACGGCTTGGTGCCGGCTTCGACGGTCAGCTCGTTGATGACGTTGATGACCTTCTGCATCTCGCGATGACCGAACGTCACAGCGCCCAGCATCACGTCTTCCGACAGCAGCTCGGCTTCGGACTCGACCATCAGCACCGCGTTGGCGGTACCGGCCACGACCAGCTCCAGCTGCGAATCCTTCAGCTCGGTCACGGTCGGGTTGAGGATGTATTCGCCATTCTTGTAGCCGACCTTGGCGGCGCCGATCGGGCCCTTGAAGGGGGTGCCGGCCAGCGACAGTGCAGCCGAGGCGCCGATCAGCGCGGCGATGTCGCCGTCGATGTCCGGATTCATCGACATCACGGTGGCGATGATCTGCACTTCGTTCTTGTAGTCCTCCGGGAACAGCGGACGGATCGGACGATCGATCAGGCGCGAGATCAACGTTTCCTTCTCGGTCGCACGTCCTTCGCGCTTGAAGAAGCCGCCCGGGATGCGGCCGCCGGCGTAGAACTTCTCCTGATAATCGACCGTCAGGGGAAAGAAGTCCTGCCCTTCGCGCGCGCTCTTGGCGGCGACGGCGGTGACCAGCAGTACGGTGTCGTCGAACTTGACGATGACGGCGCCACCTGCCTGGCGAGCGATTTCGCCCGTCTCAAGGGTGACGGTGTGCTTGCCGTACTGGAAGGTTTTGGTGATTTTTGCCACGGAGGTTTTTCCTTAGGTGTAACTGTCTTCGTTGGACCGTCGTCGACCCATGCCGAGAACGGGCGGCCGGGAGGCTCCGGCCCATGAACTGGGTGATGCGATGACGCGTTTGCGAAGGACCAAAACAAAACCGCGGCGCATCGCTGCGCCGCGGCGGTAGGACTCGATCAGCGGCGCAGGCCGAGCTTCTCGATCAGCGACTTGTAGCGGTCGTTGTCCTTCTTCTTCAGGTAGTCGAGCAGGCTGCGGCGACGGTTGACCATCTGCAGCAGACCGCGACGGCTGTGGTGATCCTTCTTGTGGGTCTTGAAGTGACCGGTCAGCAGCTCGATACGTGCGGTCAGCAGAGCGACCTGCACTTCCGGCGAACCGGTGTCCTGGGCGCTGCGCTTGTTGTCTTCAATAACTTTCTGGGTGTCGACAGACATGAGGTGTTCTCGATAGATGCGTGGTCGACAGGAACGTGCGTGACGCACCGTCGGACTCGCCGTTTGCTAGGAATATGCGCTTGGCGCTGAGGTGCCCCGATCGGGGCCGCGAAATTGTACCGTTGCATGACGCCAGGAACAAGTTGACTAAACCTTAACAACCCGCAGGCTCGTTCAGTCCATTGAACAGGCGCTGCGGCGACAGGCGACCGTCGACGTCAACAAGGCCAAGGCCTGAGGGGCTTCCATCCGGACCGAAAACGGCCACCTGACCGACCGGAAACGCCGGGTCGCGCAACCGTTGCCCCATCCGGAAGCGGGTCGCATGGGCCTGGTCGAGCGTGATCTGCGCAAAATCGGCCAGCCCGGCCTGGATCGGCAGCAGCAGATCTTCCGCCCGCGCGCCCGATTCCAATGCCGCGCTCAGCGCCTCAAGAGTCAGCATCTGTGGCGACCGGAACGGCTCGACCCAGAGCCGGCGCAGCGAGGCGATATGCGCGCCGCAGCCGAGCACTTCGCCCAGATCGCGCGCCAGGCTGCGGATGTAGGTGCCGGAGCCGCAGGTCACCCGCAACTGCAGGCGGGGCGCCTGGTAGCCGATCAACTCGATTGCATGCACGTCGACCTCGCGTACCGGGGCCTCGATCGCCTCGCCGCGGCGTGCCTTGGCATAAAGCGGCTCACCGCCCTGCTTGAGCGCGGAGTAGATGGGAGCCTGCTGCTGGATGCGCCCGATGAATGGAGCCAAGGCCGCACGAAATGCGTCGTCGCTCAACGCCGGCACTGCACGCTTGCGCAGCGGCTCGCCGTCGGCATCGTCGGTATCGGTGGTGACGCCCAATACCACCTCGGCGTCGTAGGCTTTGGCCGAACCCAGCAGCAAGCCGGCAATCTTGGTGGCTTCGCCCAGGCACAACGGCAGCAAGCCGGTGGCCAGCGGGTCCAGGCTGCCGGTATGGCCACCTTTGTCTGCGCGCAACAAGCGGCGCGCGGCCTGCAAGGCATTATTGGAGCTGAGCCCGGCCGGTTTATCCAGCAACAGGATGCCGTGCAGCGGGCGATAGACGATGCGGGGTTTCAAAAGATCGGTGCTCGAGTCGGACGCCGTGCGCGTCCGCGGGAATCCAGGGGCGCAGCAATCTCGCCCAGCCAACGCAGCGCTCAGCGCTGCTCGGCGTCTTCATCGCTGGATGTGGCCTCGGGACCAACGTCGTCCAGGTCACGCAGCAGATTGTCGATGCGTTCGCCGCGATCGACCGAATCGTCGTAATGGAAGTGCAGCTCCGGCACGTGGCGCAATTTCATGGCGCGCGCCAGCTGCGTGCGCAGCTGCCCGGCGATTTCCTTGAGCCCCTTGACCGCTTCGGCCGACCGCTCCTGCTGCAGCGCGGTGACGAACACCTTGGCGTGCGCCAGGTCACGGCTGATCTCGACATCGGAAACGCTGACCGACGGCAAGCCGTGGTCGCGCACGGCCGCGTGCACGATCGTGCCGAGGTCGCGACGCACCTGCGCCGAAACGCGGTCGGTGCGATGGAATGATTTGGTTGGCATGGTCTGGAACCTTTTGGTTCGGGACCGGGGACCGGGGACCGGGGACCGGGGAAAAGCGCAAGCCAAGGCTCTTGCCGTCCCGGGTCCCGGGTCCCGGGTCCCCGGTCCCGTCTGCATTACAGCGTACGCGCCACTTCGATACGCTCGAAGCACTCGATCTGGTCGCCGGCCTTGACGTCGTTGTACGCCTTCACGCCGATACCGCACTCGGTGCCGTTGCGCACTTCGTCGACGTTTTCCTTGAAACGGCGCAGCGATTCCAGCTCGCCTTCGAACACCACGACGCTGTCGCGGAGTACGCGGATCGGCTTGCTGCGCTTGACCACGCCTTCGACGACCATGCAGCCAGCGACCGCACCGAACTTCGAGCTGCGGAACACATCGCGCACCTGCGCGATACCGATGATCTCTTCGCGGATTTCCACGCCGAGCAGACCGGAGGCCACCTGCTTCACCTGATCGATCACGTCATAGATGATCGAGAAGTAACGCAGATCGATGCCGTTGGACTCGACGATCTTGCGCGCCGAGGCATCCGCACGCACGTTGAAGCCGATGATCGTGGCCTTGGAAGCAGCCGCCGAATTCGCATCGGACTCGGTGATGCCGCCCACGCCTGAGTGGATCACGTTGATGCGGATGTCCTCGTTGGACAACGCCACCAGCGACTGCTTGAGCGCTTCCACCGAGCCCTGCACGTCGGCCTTGATCACCAGGTTCAGCACCTGCTGGCCTTCGCCCTTGCCCATCTGGGCCAGGATGTCTTCCATGCGGTTGGTGGCCGAGGCGACCAGACGCGACTCGCGGCGCTTGGTTTCGCGCTGCTGTGCCACGTCCTTGGCCAGACGCTCGTCGTCGACGACCACGAAGTCGTCGCCGGCTTCCGGCACGCCGGACAGGCCGAGCACCTGCACCGGAATCGACGGGCCCGCCGAGGCCGGCTGGTGGCCGGTTTCGTCGAACAGCGCACGCACACGGCCGTACTGGATGCCGCACACCAGGTAGTCGCCACGCTTCAGCGCACCCTGCTGCACCAGCACCGTCGCGACCGGGCCGCGCCCCTTGTCCAGCGACGATTCGATCACGGTACCGCTGGCGCGGCCTTCGGCCACTGCCTTGAGTTCCAGCACTTCGGCCTGCAGCGAAATCGCATCCAGCAGCGTGTCCACGCCAGTACCGACCTTGGCCGAGACTTCGATGAACTGGGTATCGCCACCGAACTCTTCGGCCACCACGTTTTCGGCCAGCAGCTCGTTCTTGACCCGCAACGGATCGGCGCCGGTCTTGTCGATCTTGTTCACCGCCACGATCAACGGAACACCCGCCGCCCTGGCGTGCGCCACCGCTTCCTTGGTCTGCGGCATCACGCCGTCATCGGCGGCAACCACCAGCACCACGATGTCGGTGATCTTGGCGCCACGCGCACGCATCGAGGTAAACGCGGCATGGCCGGGCGTATCCAGGAAGCTGATGACGCCACGGCCGGTTTCGACGTGGTAGGCACCGATGTGCTGGGTGATGCCGCCGGCTTCGCCGGAGGCGATCTTGGTGCGGCGGATGTAATCCAGCAGCGAGGTCTTGCCGTGATCGACGTGACCCATGATGGTCACCACCGGCGGACGCGGCGTGGCCTCGCCCTGCGCGTCTTCGGCATGCGCCAGCAGCGCATCCTCGAAGTCGGCATTGTCGGCGCGCACGGCCTTGTGGCCGAGCTCTTCGGTCACCAGTGCCGCAGTGTCGTGATCGATGGTCTGGGTGATGGTCGCCATGACGCCCATCTTGAACAGCGCCTTGACCACGTCGCCGCCCTTGAGCGCAAGCTTCTGCGCCAGATCGGCCACGGTAATGGTTTCGCCGATGGCCACTTCACGCACCACCGGTGCGGTGGGACGCTCGAACCCGTGCGGACCGGTGTTGCCCTGGTTACCACCACGGCCACCGTCATTGCCGCGACGCGACGACGACGAACCCGGACGACCAGTTGGCTTACCACGCACATTGGAACGGCGCGCACGATCGGCTGCAGACAGATGCAGCTGACCGGCAAAGCGCTTGGTCGCATCGTCGTCCTCGACGCCAGCCACCATGACGTGCGAGCCGCGCGTCTTGTGCTTGGCGGCATTGCTGCGGTCGTCCGCACGTGCCGGCGCTGCCGGACGCGAGGCCGGGGATGCGCCGGCCGGGCGCGCCGCACGCGGTGCGGACGACGGCGAAGCAGCAGAACGTGCAGCTGGCGCCGCGGCAGACGGCGTCGGCGCGTCAGCAACCGGGGCCGGCGCACTGGCAGCCGCAGCGGCTTCCTCGGCAGCCTTGCGCTCGGCTTCTGCACGGTCCTTGGCGGCCTGCTCTTCCTCGCGCTTGCGCTGAATCGCTTCGTCGCGCACACGGTCGCTTTCCGCCAGGCGCTGCTGCTCTTCGAGGTTGCGCTGACGCGACTCCTCGAGCTTGCGCAGGATATCGGCGCGCTCTTCGTCCGGTGTCATCGGCGCGGCGCGGCCGCTGCCTTCGTTCTCGGACTTCACATAGGTGCGCTTCTGCCGCACTTCCACATTGACCGTGGTCTTGGTGCGGCCGGCGTTGACAGTGACTTCCTGCAGCTTGCGCCGATTGAGCGTGATTTTCTTGGCTGCTTCGCTCGCCGCTTCGGCAGGCGTGTCGGCCTTGCCATGCGTGCGACGCAGGAAGCCAAGCAGTTTCATCTTCTCGGTGCTGGTCACGACCTGGTCGGGACCGCTGAACTTCATTCCGGCCTCGGCCAGTTGAACCAGCAGTTTATCGACCGGCGTATTGACCAGTTCGGCAAGCTTGCGGATGGTGGTTTGCTGCGACATTCGGATCCTATGATCTGGTTGGCGCCCCCTCGCCCAGAGCAAGGGATACGCTGATTCTAAGCCCTGATGGGGTCAGGGCGCGGTTCATTGCCGGCTCATTCGCCGCGCTCCAAACGGGCGATCTCCTCGGCGCGGGCCGCCAGGATCAGCGCCGCGGCGCGCTCCTGGGTCATGCCCTCGATGCCGAAGTCGACGATCTCGTCCGCGGCCAGGTCGGACAAGTCCTCGCTGGTACGCACGCCGTGCTCGGCCAGAGCAAAGGCCGTCTCCTCGTCCATCCCCTCCAGCGCCAGCAGGTCCTCGGTGGGCTGAGTTCCTTCCAGGCCTTCTTCCTCGGCCAGCGCGGCGTTGAGCAACGCATCGCGGGCGCGGGCACGCAGTTCTTCGACGATGTCTTCGTCGAAGCCTTCCACCGCCAGCAGTTCGCCAACCGGGACGTAGGCGATTTCTTCGACCGTGTTGAAGCCTTCGGACACCAGGATGGCGGAGATTTCCTCGTCCACTTCCAGGCGATCCATGAACAGCTGGCGCGCCGATGCCTGTTCAGCCTCGGACTTGGCGGCCACTTGGTCGGCGGTCATCACGTTGAGCTGCCAGCCGGTCAGGCGGCTGGCCAGGCGCACGTTCTGGCCGCCCTTGCCGATCGCCTGGGCCAGGCGGTCTTCGGCCACGGCCAGGTCCATCGAATGCTTTTCTTCGTCAACGATGATCGACTGCACTTCGGCAGGCGCCATCGCATTGATCACGAAGTTGGCCGGATTTTCGTTCCACAGCACGATGTCCACGCGCTCGCCATTGAGCTCGTTGGACACCGCCTGCACGCGCGAACCACGCATGCCGATGCAGGCGCCGATCGGATCGGTGCGGGTGTCGTGCGCAATCACCGCGATCTTGGCGCGATCGCCCGGATCGCGTGCGCAGGCCTTGATCTCGACCAGGCCCTGCCCCACTTCCGGCACTTCCAGCTTGAACAGCTCGATCATGAATTCGGGCGCGGCGCGGCTGATGAACAGCTGCGGACCACGCGGCTCCGAACGCACTTCGGCCAGGTAGCCGCGCACGCGGTCGCCGGGGCGCAGCACGTCGCGCGGAATGCCCTTGTCCTTGGGAATGAAGGCTTCGGCATTACCGCCCAGATCGACAAAGATATTGCCGCGCTCGGCGCGCTTGACCACACCGGTGATCAGCTCGCCGACACGATCCTTCCACGCATCGACCACCTGCTGCCGCTCGGCCTCGCGCACGCGCTGCACGATCACCTGCTTGGCAGCCTGGGCGGCGATACGACCGAAATCCGGGTTTTCGATCTGTTCTTCGATGTAGTCGCCCACTTCCACGCCATCGGCTTCGTCGATGGCATCCATCAGGCGCACCTGGCGGTCCGGCGACTCCATCACCACGTCGTCGGCCACCACTTCCCAGCGGCGGAAGGTCTCGTAGTTACCGTCCTTGTGATCGATGGTCACGCGGGTCAGCACGTCCTGGTCGGGATAGCGCTTCTTCGCTGCGGAGGCCAACGCGGCCTCGATCGCTTCGAAGATCACTTCGCGCGGCACGCCCTTTTCGTTGGCGACCGCATCCACTACCAGCAAAAGTTCCTTGCTCATTTCGTCACTCCGCGCGCGGCTTGCCAGCCGCCGACTCGTTGGATGGTTTCTTCTTGTCGTGCCCGGGTTTTTTCGGGCCGGGCTTATTCGGTTTTTGCGGTGCCAGACCCAGCGCAACCCAATCCGGCACGATGCGCGCCTTGTCGATGTTGTCGAAGCCGATCTGCACGTCCTTGCCATCGATGGCGAACACCACCGCGTCCGCGGCGGGCTCGATCCGCACGATCTGGCCCTGGAAGCGGCGCCGACCATCCTGCGCCAGCTTCAACACGATCTTGGCCGACTCGCCGGCATGGCGGGCGAACTGCTCGAGAGTGAACAAGGGGCGATCGACACCCGGCGAGGACACTTCCAGGGTGTAGTTGCCGCTGATCGGGTCTTCGACGTCGAGCTGGGCAGACACTTCGCGGCTCACGCGCTCGCAGTCGTCGACGTTGATCACGCGCTCGGGCTGTTCGGCCAGCGGCACATCGATGTAGAGACGCAACGTGGCGCCACCTGGAGCGGGAAGATATTCCACGCCCAGCAGTTCCAAGCCCAGGGACTCAACCGTTGGACTCAGCAGATTCGCGATTTCAGTCGCTTTTTCGCTCACAGACTGCCCTGATCAGATGATTGCCAGTAAAACCCCGGCAACCGGCAGCAAACTTTCCGGTTCCGGAAAAAACAAGGGGCCCGATGGGCCCCTTGCGTGAAAAAAGCCCGACCTCGCAGGGTCGGCGTAAAGACGGGAACATGCGTCCTTACGATCCAAGAAGTTGAATCACTGCGGCAAAGCAACAATTCGAAACTTGGTAGCGGGGGCAGGATTTGAACCTGCGACCTTCGGGTTATGAGCCCGACGAGCTGCCAGACTGCTCCACCCCGCAGCAGAAGCGGAATTATGAAGAACTTGAGCGGCAATTGCAAGCCCTAGTTTTTCATCTATTGAACACCGTGGTGGCTGTTCAACGTCGCGGCGAATGATAACCGCAATGCAACAAAAACGAAACACTAATCACAACATTCATTCAGTGGGCCGCGTATCGGCCCGGTACGACGTGCCCGCAGGATGCGCAGGCACGCAACTTACAGCTTAGGCCAGGCCCGCAAACGCGCGCTGGCACCACACCATGATCGGATTCCACGCCACGCCCAGTGCAAGCAAGGCCAGTGCATTGACGCCCAGCACGGTGCCCAGCACGCGATCGTCGTTGGCCGGCAGCGGCTCGCCGACCGGCTCATCGAAGTACATCACCTTGATGACGCGCAGATAGTAGTACGCGCCGATCACTGCACAGATCACGCCGACCAGGGCCAGCCACAACATGTCGCCACGTACCGCGGCACCGAGCACGGCCAGCTTGGTCCAGAAGCCGAGGAACGGTGGAATGCCTGCCAGCGACGCCATGATGCACAGCACCAGGCCGGCCATCCAAGGGTTACGCGCGTTGAGGCCCTTGAAATCGTCGATGTTCTCGGCCTCGAAGCCATTGCGCGACAGCGCAATGATGGCGCCGAACGAGGCAGTCGACATGATGGTGTAGCTCACCGCATAGAACATCGCGGCCGAATAGCCCTCTTCCCCGCCACCGGCTACGCCCATCAGCAGGAAGCCGATGTGGGACACCGTCGAGTAGGCCAACATGCGCTTGAGGTTGCTCTGCGCAATGGCCATCAGGTTGCCGATCACCAGCGACACTGCCGACAGACCGCCAATCAGCAGATTCCACTCCGGCGACAACGGACCCATGCCCACTTCAAGCAAGCGGTACGCCATACCGAATGCAGCCAGCTTGGGGGCCGAGCTGATGAACAGCGCGATCGGCGCTGGCGCCCCCTGGTAGACATCGGGCAGCCACATATGGAACGGCGCGGCGCCCAGCTTGAAGGCCACGCCGGCGATCATGAAGATGGTGCCGGTCAGCAGCAGCGTGCGCTCGCCCGAGCCTTCGATGGCATCGTGGATGCCGGCCAGGCTCAAGGTACCGGTGGCGCCGTAGACCAGCGACATGCCGTACAGCAGCAGACCCGACGCCAGCGAACCCAGCACGAAATACTTCATCGCCGCTTCGGTCGCCAACCCGTTGTCGCGGTTGGATGCAACCAGCGCATACGAACACAGCGCCAGCAACTCCAGACCCAGATACACCATCAACAGGCTGCCGGCCGAGGCCAGCAGCATCATGCCGGCGGTCGCGAACAGCACCAGCACCGGGATCTCGCCCTGATAGAGACTGCGCTCGCGAAGGTAGGTCCAGCCATAGACCAGACTCAACCCGCTGACGAGCACGATGACGGTCTTCATCACGTCGGCGGCGGTATCACGCACGAACATGCCGCTGAAGATCTCGCCCTGCCCGCCTGTTCCGGTCGCCAGCAACGCCAGTACCACGGCCAGGACGGCGACGGAGAACAGGTGGGTCCAGACCTTGTTCCGCTGGCTCACGAACAGGTCGAGCAACAGCAGGGCAAAGGCGCCGCCGATCAGCACCAGCTCCGGTACGAGCGGAGCCAGGTCAGCGGTGGTCAACGGCGCGAGCGTTGGCGTGGTCATCATCAAATCCTGAATTCAAAACGGACGGCAAGCCGTTACAGCTTGGTCGCAGCAATCTGGGTCGCCAGCTTGGCGATCGACGGTTCCATCAGATCGGTCAGCGGCTTCGGATACAGGCCCAGGGCCAGCACGCCAGCGGCGAACACCCCCAGCACGAAGGCCTCGCGGCCATTGATGTCCTTCAGCTCAGCCACATGCGCATTGGCCACTTCGCCGAAGAACACGCGCTTGTACAGCCACAGCGTATAGGCAGCAGTGATCACCAGCGTGGTGGCGGCGGCAAAGGCGACCAACGGGTGTTTCTGGAAGCTGGCCAGGATCACCATGAACTCGCCCACGAAACCGCTGGTACCCGGCAAGCCGGCATTGGCCATGAAGAACAGCATGGCGAAGGTGGCGAACCACGGCATCACGTTGACCACACCGCCGTAATCGGCGATGCGACGAGTGTGCATGCGGTCATACAGCACGCCAATGCAGGAGAACATCGCGCCGGAGACGAAACCGTGCGAGATCATCTGCACCATCGCGCCCTGCAGGCCCAGGCGGGCAGCATCGGTGCTGCCGTAGTCGCGCACCAGGGTGAAGGCGATGAAGGTGCCCAGGGTGACGAAACCCATGTGCGCGATGGACGAATAGGCCACCAGCTTCTTCATGTCGTCCTGGACCAACGCCACCAGGCCCACGTAGATCACCGCGATCAGCGAGAGCGTAATCACCAGCCAGGCGAACTCATGGCTGGCATCCGGCACGATCGGCAGGTTGAAGCGCAGGAAGCCGTAGCCACCGATCTTCAGCGCGATCGCGGCCAGGATCACCGAACCGGCGGTCGGCGCTTCCACGTGCGCGTCCGGCAGCCAGGTGTGCACCGGGAACATCGGCACCTTGACCGCGAAGGCGATCAGGAACGCGAAGAAGATCCAGGTCTGTTCCTTGGCGGTCAGTTGCAGCGCGTACAGGTCGGCCAGCTGGAAGCTGCCACCCTTCAGGTACAGGTAGACCAGACCCACCAGCATCAGCACCGAGCCGAGGAAGGTGTAGAGGAAGAACTTCATCGCCGCGTAGATACGCCGCGGGCCACCCCAGACGCCGATGATCAGGAACATCGGAATCAGCATGGCTTCGAAGAACACGTAGAACAGCATCGCGTCGGTGGCAGCGAAGATACCGACAGTGACGCCTTCCAGAATCAGAAACGCAGCCACGTACTGATTGACGCGCTTGTCGATCGAACGCCAGGCGCCGATCAACGCCAGCACCGTCACCAGCGTGGTCAGCACGATCAAGGCGACCGCGATGCCGTCCACGCCCAGGTTGTAGCCGATGTTGTAGGCCGGAATCCAGGCATGCAGTTCGATGAACTGCATCGCGTCATTGGCCGTGTCGTAGCCCAGCAGCGGCAGACTCAGCACAAAGGTCGCCACCGCCACTGCCAGCGATGCCCAGCGGGCAGTCTCGGCGTTGCGCAACGCAAGGATCAGGGCGCCACCGATAATCGGCAGCCAGATCAAGATAGACAGTAAAGGCCAGTTCGACACGTTTTCTTATTCCGTACAGGTCAACGCCAGAAATGCATCAGTACCGCCAACAAGGCGATCAAACCGATGATCATTGCGAAGGCGTAGTGATAGAGGAAACCGGATTGCGTGCGACGCAGCAGATTTGCAGCCAGGTCGATCAGTCGGGCAGAACCATTGACGACCGCACCGTCGACCACATGGGTATCGACTGCACGTGACGCCTTGCCAAGGACGACGCCGCCACCGGCGAAGCCATTGATCCACAGCTTGTCGAAGCCGTACTTGTTTTCCAGCAGCCACACGATCGGCGCGAACGCCTTGCGCGACTTGGTGGCCAGCTCCGGCTTCCACAGGTAGAACAGCGCGGCGAGCAGCAGACCGGCGACGGTCAGGAAGAACGGTGCTGCCATCATGCCGTGCAAGGCAAACGCGACCGGGCCGTGGAACTCTTCGGCCAGGGCGCCGACGGTATCGCGCGCCGGGTCGTAGAAATCGACGATGCCGGTGAAGAACGAGACCGCCTGGCCCTGCAGCGCATGCGCGGCGTGGTGGCCCTGCCAGTCGGTACCGAACAGCATCGGGCCGATGGTGAAGAAGCCGATCGCCACAGACGGGATCGCCAGCAGGATCAACGGCAGCGTCACAACCCACTTGGACTCATGCGGCTCGTGC
The window above is part of the Xanthomonas campestris pv. badrii genome. Proteins encoded here:
- the nuoN gene encoding NADH-quinone oxidoreductase subunit NuoN, giving the protein MTTPTLAPLTTADLAPLVPELVLIGGAFALLLLDLFVSQRNKVWTHLFSVAVLAVVLALLATGTGGQGEIFSGMFVRDTAADVMKTVIVLVSGLSLVYGWTYLRERSLYQGEIPVLVLFATAGMMLLASAGSLLMVYLGLELLALCSYALVASNRDNGLATEAAMKYFVLGSLASGLLLYGMSLVYGATGTLSLAGIHDAIEGSGERTLLLTGTIFMIAGVAFKLGAAPFHMWLPDVYQGAPAPIALFISSAPKLAAFGMAYRLLEVGMGPLSPEWNLLIGGLSAVSLVIGNLMAIAQSNLKRMLAYSTVSHIGFLLMGVAGGGEEGYSAAMFYAVSYTIMSTASFGAIIALSRNGFEAENIDDFKGLNARNPWMAGLVLCIMASLAGIPPFLGFWTKLAVLGAAVRGDMLWLALVGVICAVIGAYYYLRVIKVMYFDEPVGEPLPANDDRVLGTVLGVNALALLALGVAWNPIMVWCQRAFAGLA
- a CDS encoding NADH-quinone oxidoreductase subunit M, which codes for MSNWPLLSILIWLPIIGGALILALRNAETARWASLAVAVATFVLSLPLLGYDTANDAMQFIELHAWIPAYNIGYNLGVDGIAVALIVLTTLVTVLALIGAWRSIDKRVNQYVAAFLILEGVTVGIFAATDAMLFYVFFEAMLIPMFLIIGVWGGPRRIYAAMKFFLYTFLGSVLMLVGLVYLYLKGGSFQLADLYALQLTAKEQTWIFFAFLIAFAVKVPMFPVHTWLPDAHVEAPTAGSVILAAIALKIGGYGFLRFNLPIVPDASHEFAWLVITLSLIAVIYVGLVALVQDDMKKLVAYSSIAHMGFVTLGTFIAFTLVRDYGSTDAARLGLQGAMVQMISHGFVSGAMFSCIGVLYDRMHTRRIADYGGVVNVMPWFATFAMLFFMANAGLPGTSGFVGEFMVILASFQKHPLVAFAAATTLVITAAYTLWLYKRVFFGEVANAHVAELKDINGREAFVLGVFAAGVLALGLYPKPLTDLMEPSIAKLATQIAATKL